ctatattatgcagattgaagatcgccgaattgaagaaaagacaaatcggtgatattgggttcattaacacaaatctcatagatgcatatacggttgaaaaacatcccaaagaagccgaggccaacttgctacaatcgttggtattaaatcaaaacaaagacataatactctttccttacaacttcaagtgagtgttactgtcttgtgcatattcggtttcccttattagtccaggttatggtaatgtaattgatgacttatgcatgcatgcacagcttccactatattctcctagagattaagcttgagccgggagtagtaaccgtcttagactcgagacgaaaagatccctaggactatgcgaacatgactcaaatgctccagaagtaagttaaatcgatcattatccaccatatcagcaactttgttcatttcctgatatcaagtaattgttttctttgtctgccagggtttttggagaaaattcacctcaaaagccccgggactgccgaaccagctgcaatttagacacccgaaagtaagtactatagtagcatgttccgcgcatctcctagtgattcaagcgctagtttgatcaataccatttagcatgcttgcttatcagtttgattgacctctatttcttgtaaagtggttgtggcagcaacccgggaataattactgtggatactacgtttgcgagtccatccgctaccatacctgtgagcggggctccactgaagaacaatatgaagtgcgtaagcaataatattcacaattttattttattaccatcatttatgttgagtttcatttattcatatatatatatatgtattgacccccttcttcaaattagatttttcggaagcgggatcaactcctagcagaagatcgtatgctaggaattcaagaggaattggcggcattcttccttgaccacgtgatcgctgaaaacggagaatactatgtggaccctgtgttcatacaatataattaggagattgtattgtaagagataattatttgtatatatgtagccggtagtgtcggatagatatacgagaacttgttgttcgaccaatatctcggagaaggagaggtggtcgatatcacttctctctatatgcatatgttcatgacgatcttctgtttccttcatttgattactagctagcgtgtctagtcctctccatacgtatatagtacgtagcgtcgaccaagcacggagataagagaggacacttctctctattaattagctagctaacacaatatatgaaacacctaaattaaccccccaaaacccctaaaccaccccctttaaaaaaacaaaaacctcagctcctgctaggggctgacgcgtggatgcctattggtcccggttggtggcaccaaccgggaccaaaggccctcctgcctgggctccccgcaccggccacgtggacggcctttagtcccggttcgtgtaagaaccgggactaaagggctagggcattagtaacgaccctttagtcccggttccagaatcgGGACTAAaagcccttatgaaccggggtaaaagccccttttcctactaatGTGCTAGAGGAGGTGAGTGACATTTTGGCCTCATGGCGTCGTCATGTCATGGAGTGCTACAATAATTCCTCAAAGTTTGCATCCGGAAAGCTTATCTATTTAATTAGTTTGAAGAAACTCCCATCCTTTCCGATGTCTCTGTGATGATTTTGCTTGCCTAATGAAAGAATGTATAATTTTCTTTCTGCTTCAAAATAAGAGTAGGTCAAACCAACTAGCAGGCATGATGGTTATTTCACTCACTCACTCATGTATTTAGTGTTGTTGTGGATGCATTTCTTAATCCATGGACCTCCTCTCCCAAGCTCAACCCATCTATATCTCTATGAGCTCTTTTACGTTGATTGGCGAGTTACGACTTGTAATTTCATGTAACTCCACCTCTGATTTTTTGTGACCGTCGATTTAAACACGTAATAAAAATCATTAAGTTAAATTAGTCAAGGGTATTATTGTCTTTGTCCGTTCCGTTTTTTCTTTTGGACTGCCGTTCCGTCTTGGATCGATCAACCCATCGTGTCGTCAACCCTAACCCACCAGCGCGTCTGCAATCCCCTCCCCGTGCGGAGCCGCCGCGGCTACCATGTGGCCGGCGCTGCTCTCTTGTCCTGGTGGCCACCGACGAACCCTGACGTTGCATCAGCTGACGTGCCCCCACCGCCCGATCCCCACTCaatccttcctcgccgccgccgctgccgccgaagACCTGGATGAGGCGACGCTAACTTGCGGAATGGACACCTCTGCGTCGAGGACACCGACCTCGAGCGGTCCACCAAGAATTCCGAGGAGGCCATCCTCGGCGACCTCTCCTCGCTCGGCCTTGACTGGGACGAAGGTACGTACATACGGTTACTGAACATTCATTTTCCAATCTGTACCATAGAGCAGCGATTGCTAATTGCAAGTAGATAATGAGAGATCTCCGGCGGGATCAAATACTACGGCTGATTGCAAGTTGTCATactgcagaattcctacagcaaaTAAAAAGTGAGCATCACTGTATTCTACAGCAAACACTGT
This window of the Triticum aestivum cultivar Chinese Spring chromosome 5D, IWGSC CS RefSeq v2.1, whole genome shotgun sequence genome carries:
- the LOC123124213 gene encoding uncharacterized protein, whose product is MWPALLSCPGGHRRTLTLHQLTCPHRPIPTQSFLAAAAAAEDLDEATLTCGMDTSASRTPTSSGPPRIPRRPSSATSPRSALTGTKDQESERKVCREKRMSHGK